A region of Moorena producens PAL-8-15-08-1 DNA encodes the following proteins:
- a CDS encoding class I SAM-dependent methyltransferase codes for MKHQININEFKKNVKADFNTRPNYDQGSFHPRLAKGLVELSQLETGQRILDIATGTGLVAIRAATIVGASGAVVGVDISSGMLNLAQRKVKAEGLNNIEFIEADAETINFPDNSFDRILCSSAIVYLTDIPAALRQWYRFVKPGGLVGFSCFAANAFPTGGLFREKAGDYGIVIPNPNQPLGSPEKCHQLLTEAGFQDINVKTDQLGFYNSDTQTVAANSWRGNSKSAFGAEIFQLSPEKLAQLKTEFFAAVEQLATAQGIWIDITTFFVFARKSVTFQITK; via the coding sequence ATGAAACACCAGATAAATATAAATGAGTTCAAGAAAAACGTCAAAGCTGACTTTAACACCAGACCAAACTATGATCAAGGAAGCTTTCACCCTCGGCTAGCCAAAGGTCTAGTAGAACTATCCCAACTGGAAACTGGACAACGAATTCTAGATATTGCGACCGGCACAGGTTTAGTAGCAATTCGTGCAGCCACAATTGTCGGTGCTTCTGGAGCTGTTGTCGGTGTAGATATTTCCTCAGGCATGCTGAATTTAGCCCAACGAAAAGTTAAAGCCGAAGGTCTCAACAACATCGAATTTATAGAAGCAGATGCAGAAACTATCAACTTCCCAGATAATAGTTTCGATAGGATTCTATGTTCTTCAGCCATTGTATACTTAACAGATATCCCTGCTGCGTTACGGCAGTGGTATCGCTTCGTAAAACCAGGAGGATTAGTCGGATTTTCCTGTTTTGCAGCAAACGCCTTTCCTACAGGGGGTCTGTTTCGAGAAAAAGCAGGAGACTATGGCATTGTAATTCCTAATCCCAATCAACCCCTTGGTAGTCCCGAGAAATGTCACCAGCTACTCACCGAAGCAGGTTTTCAAGACATCAACGTCAAAACCGACCAACTTGGTTTCTACAACAGTGATACTCAAACAGTAGCAGCAAACTCTTGGCGGGGAAACTCAAAGAGTGCCTTTGGCGCGGAAATTTTCCAGCTTTCTCCAGAGAAATTAGCACAATTGAAAACTGAATTCTTTGCAGCCGTTGAGCAATTAGCCACAGCACAAGGCATTTGGATAGATATTACAACGTTTTTTGTTTTTGCCAGGAAATCGGTAACATTTCAGATTACCAAATAA
- a CDS encoding glutaredoxin family protein produces the protein MNAKPSIKLPWIFIRTLNRTVWVISSLVLLTVAAESCLGEPSPPTPTKLTLESPAPELPVTPSATSLSDHLNKIGAKMYGAYWCPYCTKQKQMFGEAFKQINYIECDPRAETSQTNLCIEAKIRGFPTWEINGRFYPGMLSLEQLAKFSGYSAEDATESMPVVEEEQTEK, from the coding sequence ATGAATGCCAAACCTAGTATTAAACTCCCATGGATATTTATCCGTACTTTAAATAGGACTGTCTGGGTGATTTCTAGTCTTGTCCTACTGACAGTAGCTGCCGAATCCTGTTTAGGAGAACCCTCACCCCCTACCCCTACAAAACTAACCCTAGAATCCCCTGCTCCTGAACTCCCAGTTACCCCTTCAGCCACCTCTTTATCTGATCATTTGAACAAAATTGGTGCTAAAATGTATGGGGCTTACTGGTGTCCCTATTGCACAAAGCAGAAGCAAATGTTTGGTGAGGCATTTAAGCAGATTAATTATATTGAATGTGACCCAAGGGCTGAAACCTCCCAAACTAACCTCTGCATTGAAGCGAAGATCAGAGGCTTTCCAACTTGGGAAATTAATGGTCGGTTTTATCCAGGTATGCTGTCGTTAGAGCAATTGGCTAAATTTTCAGGCTACTCAGCAGAAGATGCTACAGAATCAATGCCAGTGGTGGAGGAAGAACAAACAGAAAAATAA